In Streptomyces sp. NBC_01707, a genomic segment contains:
- the lon gene encoding endopeptidase La: MATEPNAVTPLTLPVLPLDDEVVLPGMVVPLDLSDTDVRAAVEAAQAAVRPGGGKPEVLLVPRIDGTYTGTGVLGTVEQVGRLSDGDPGALIRGRDRVRIGAGTTGPGAALWVEGTRVDVSVPEPLPGVAAELVKEYKALATSWLKKRGAWQVVDRVQQIDDISALADNSGYSPFLTTTQKVQLLETADAVARLKLAIQWLGEHLAEQDVAESIAKDVQEGVDKQQREFLLRRQLEAVRKELSELNGDPEDESDDYRARVEAADLPEHVREAALKEVDKLERSSDQSPEGSWIRTWLDTVLELPWNERTEDAYDIRAAKEILDAEHAGLEDVKERITEYLAVRKRRADRGLGVVGGRRGGAVLALVGPPGVGKTSLGESVAHAMGRKFVRVALGGVRDEAEIRGHRRTYVGALPGRIVRAVKEAGSMNPVVLLDEIDKVGSDFRGDPAAALLEVLDPAQNHTFRDHYLEVELDLSDVVFLATANVLDAIPEALLDRMELVRLDGYTEDEKVVIARDHLLPRQLERAGLEKDEVTLEESALRKLAGEYTREAGVRNLERAVARLLRKVAAQHELGDRELPFSVADEDLRGLIGRPHHVPESAQDPAERRTAVPGVATGLAVTGAGGDVLFVEASLADPETGAAGLTLTGQLGDVMKESAQIALSFLRSHGAELELPVADLKDRGAHIHFPAGAVPKDGPSAGITMTTALASLLSGRLVRTDVAMTGEVSLTGRVLPIGGLKQKLLAAHRAGITTVVIPKRNEADLDDVPAEVLDKLEVHPVTDVRQVLEIALAPASARVEERIPAAA, translated from the coding sequence ATGGCTACTGAGCCCAACGCGGTCACTCCGCTGACCTTGCCCGTGCTGCCGCTCGACGACGAGGTCGTGCTGCCCGGAATGGTGGTGCCTCTCGACCTGTCCGACACCGATGTGCGGGCCGCCGTGGAGGCCGCGCAGGCAGCCGTCCGGCCGGGTGGCGGCAAGCCCGAGGTGCTGCTCGTGCCGCGGATCGACGGGACGTACACCGGCACGGGTGTGCTCGGTACCGTCGAGCAGGTCGGCCGGCTCTCCGACGGCGACCCCGGTGCGCTCATCCGCGGCCGTGACCGGGTGAGGATCGGCGCCGGGACCACCGGGCCCGGAGCCGCGCTCTGGGTGGAGGGGACACGTGTGGACGTGTCAGTCCCCGAGCCGCTTCCCGGTGTCGCCGCCGAGCTGGTCAAGGAGTACAAGGCCCTGGCCACCAGCTGGCTGAAGAAGCGCGGCGCCTGGCAGGTCGTGGACCGGGTCCAGCAGATCGACGACATCTCCGCGCTCGCCGACAATTCCGGATACTCGCCCTTCCTCACGACCACCCAGAAGGTGCAGCTCCTGGAGACCGCCGACGCGGTCGCCCGGCTGAAGCTCGCCATCCAGTGGCTCGGCGAACACCTCGCCGAACAGGACGTCGCCGAGTCCATCGCGAAGGATGTCCAGGAGGGTGTCGACAAGCAGCAGCGCGAGTTCCTGCTGCGGCGCCAGCTCGAAGCCGTACGCAAGGAGCTGTCCGAGCTCAACGGCGATCCGGAGGACGAGTCCGACGACTACCGGGCGCGCGTCGAGGCCGCCGATCTTCCCGAGCACGTCCGTGAGGCCGCACTCAAGGAGGTCGACAAACTGGAGCGCTCGTCCGACCAGAGCCCCGAGGGTTCCTGGATCCGGACCTGGCTGGACACCGTCCTCGAACTGCCGTGGAACGAGCGCACCGAGGACGCGTACGACATCCGCGCCGCCAAGGAGATCCTCGACGCCGAGCACGCGGGCCTGGAGGACGTGAAGGAGCGGATCACCGAGTACCTCGCCGTGCGCAAGCGCCGCGCCGACCGTGGTCTCGGGGTCGTCGGCGGGCGCCGCGGTGGTGCGGTGCTGGCCCTCGTCGGGCCTCCCGGCGTCGGCAAGACGTCCCTCGGCGAGAGCGTCGCGCACGCCATGGGACGCAAGTTCGTCCGTGTCGCGCTCGGCGGTGTGCGGGACGAGGCGGAGATCCGCGGCCATCGGCGTACCTACGTCGGTGCGCTCCCCGGACGCATCGTCCGCGCCGTCAAGGAGGCCGGTTCCATGAACCCGGTCGTCCTGCTCGACGAGATCGACAAGGTGGGCTCCGACTTCCGCGGCGACCCGGCCGCGGCGCTCCTCGAAGTGCTGGACCCGGCGCAGAACCACACCTTCCGCGACCACTACCTGGAGGTCGAGCTCGACCTCAGCGACGTGGTCTTCCTGGCCACCGCCAACGTCCTGGACGCCATCCCGGAGGCCCTGCTCGACCGCATGGAGCTGGTCAGGCTCGACGGCTACACCGAGGACGAGAAGGTCGTCATCGCCCGGGACCACCTGCTGCCGCGCCAGCTGGAGCGGGCCGGTCTGGAGAAGGACGAGGTGACCCTCGAGGAGTCGGCGCTGCGCAAGCTGGCCGGCGAGTACACCCGCGAGGCGGGCGTCCGCAACCTGGAGCGGGCCGTGGCCCGGCTGCTCCGCAAGGTCGCGGCCCAGCACGAGCTGGGCGACCGGGAGCTCCCGTTCAGCGTCGCCGACGAGGACCTGCGAGGTCTCATCGGACGGCCGCACCACGTTCCCGAGTCCGCCCAGGACCCGGCGGAGCGCCGCACCGCGGTGCCGGGCGTGGCGACCGGGCTCGCGGTGACCGGCGCCGGCGGTGACGTGCTGTTCGTGGAGGCGTCGCTGGCCGATCCGGAGACGGGTGCCGCCGGACTGACCCTGACCGGCCAGCTCGGCGACGTCATGAAGGAGTCCGCGCAGATCGCGCTCAGCTTCCTGCGGTCGCACGGCGCCGAACTGGAACTGCCCGTCGCCGATCTCAAGGACCGGGGAGCGCACATCCACTTCCCGGCGGGCGCGGTCCCCAAGGACGGCCCCAGCGCAGGAATCACGATGACGACGGCACTCGCCTCGCTGCTCTCCGGGCGGCTGGTCCGTACGGATGTGGCGATGACCGGCGAGGTGTCGCTGACCGGACGGGTGCTGCCGATCGGCGGTCTGAAGCAGAAGCTGCTGGCCGCTCACCGTGCCGGGATCACCACCGTGGTGATCCCGAAGCGGAACGAGGCCGATCTGGACGACGTGCCGGCCGAGGTCCTCGACAAGCTGGAGGTCCACCCGGTGACGGATGTCCGTCAGGTGCTGGAGATCGCCCTCGCCCCGGCTTCGGCCAGGGTGGAGGAGAGGATCCCGGCCGCGGCGTGA
- a CDS encoding response regulator transcription factor, with amino-acid sequence MEQTHTTHNGVAATPGAQRRVLVVEDDATIVDAISARLRAEGFLVQTALDGPAAVDAAEAWQPDLMVLDIMLPGFDGLEVCRRVQAARPVPVLMLTARDDETDMLVGLGVGADDYMTKPFSMRELAARVHVLLRRVERAALAAVTPRSGILRLGELEIDHAQRRVRVRAEDVHLTPTEFDLLVCLANTPRAVLSREQLLAEVWDWADASGTRTVDSHIKALRRKIGAERIRTVHGVGYALETPAP; translated from the coding sequence ATGGAACAGACACACACCACCCACAACGGTGTCGCGGCCACCCCGGGCGCGCAGCGCCGGGTGCTGGTGGTCGAGGACGACGCGACGATCGTCGACGCCATTTCCGCACGCCTGCGGGCCGAGGGCTTCCTGGTGCAGACCGCGCTCGACGGCCCCGCAGCCGTCGACGCGGCCGAGGCCTGGCAGCCCGACCTGATGGTGCTCGACATCATGCTTCCGGGCTTCGACGGCCTGGAGGTCTGCCGCCGGGTTCAGGCCGCGCGGCCGGTGCCGGTGCTGATGCTGACCGCCCGGGACGACGAGACCGACATGCTGGTCGGCCTCGGTGTCGGCGCCGACGACTACATGACCAAGCCGTTCTCCATGCGTGAACTGGCGGCCCGGGTGCATGTCCTGCTCCGCCGGGTCGAGCGCGCGGCGCTGGCCGCGGTGACGCCGCGCAGCGGCATCCTGCGCCTCGGCGAGCTGGAGATCGATCACGCCCAGCGCCGGGTCCGGGTCCGCGCGGAGGACGTCCACCTGACGCCGACCGAGTTCGACCTGCTGGTCTGCCTGGCCAACACGCCGCGCGCGGTGCTCTCCCGGGAGCAGCTGCTCGCGGAGGTCTGGGACTGGGCGGACGCCTCCGGCACCCGTACCGTCGACAGCCACATCAAGGCGCTGCGCCGGAAGATCGGCGCGGAGCGGATCCGTACCGTGCACGGTGTCGGCTACGCCCTGGAGACCCCGGCGCCATGA
- a CDS encoding HAMP domain-containing sensor histidine kinase produces the protein MTRPGSGLRPFSIKAKLGTLVVVSVFITTGLLMVAVRTRTELRFITVFSVIATLLITQFVAHGLTAPLDEMTRVARSISHGDYTRRVRGADRRDELGDLAQTINLMADDLEAVDLHRKELVANVSHELRTPIAALRAVLENVVDGVSAADPETMRTALKQTERLGRLVETLLDLSRLDNGVVTLKARRFEVWPYLSGVLKEANLAASHRRLSSGSGNHTRTDVHLHLDVSPPELTAHADAERLHQVVANLIDNAVKHSPPHGRVTVRARRGALPESLDLEVLDEGPGIPESERHRVFERFNRGKVASPHGPGSDGGTGLGLAIARWAVDLHGGRIGVAESARGCRIQVTLPGTSQPRS, from the coding sequence ATGACCCGGCCCGGCTCCGGACTGCGCCCCTTCTCGATCAAGGCAAAGCTGGGCACGCTGGTCGTGGTCTCGGTGTTCATCACCACCGGGCTGCTGATGGTGGCGGTGCGCACCAGGACCGAGCTGCGGTTCATCACGGTCTTCTCGGTGATCGCGACGCTGTTGATCACCCAGTTCGTGGCCCACGGGCTGACGGCGCCGCTGGACGAGATGACGAGAGTCGCCCGGTCGATCTCGCACGGCGACTACACCCGACGGGTGCGGGGCGCGGACCGGCGGGACGAGCTCGGTGATCTGGCCCAGACGATCAACCTCATGGCGGACGATCTGGAGGCCGTGGACCTGCACCGCAAGGAGCTGGTGGCCAATGTCTCGCATGAGCTGCGCACTCCCATCGCGGCGCTGAGAGCCGTCCTGGAGAACGTCGTGGACGGGGTCTCCGCCGCTGATCCGGAGACCATGCGCACGGCGCTGAAACAGACGGAGCGGCTCGGCAGGCTGGTGGAGACGCTGCTGGACCTGTCCCGGCTGGACAACGGGGTGGTCACCCTCAAGGCCCGCCGTTTCGAGGTGTGGCCGTATCTCTCGGGCGTGCTCAAGGAAGCGAACCTCGCCGCCTCGCACCGCCGGCTGTCCTCCGGTTCCGGGAACCACACCCGCACGGACGTCCATCTGCACCTGGACGTGTCGCCGCCCGAGCTGACCGCGCACGCGGACGCGGAGCGGCTCCACCAGGTGGTGGCCAATCTCATCGACAACGCGGTCAAGCACAGCCCGCCGCACGGCCGGGTCACGGTGCGGGCACGGCGCGGCGCACTGCCGGAGTCGCTGGATCTCGAGGTCCTGGACGAGGGTCCGGGCATTCCGGAGTCCGAGCGGCACCGGGTCTTCGAGCGCTTCAACCGCGGCAAGGTGGCGTCCCCGCACGGTCCGGGCAGTGACGGCGGTACGGGCCTGGGCCTGGCGATCGCCCGTTGGGCCGTGGATCTGCACGGCGGTCGCATCGGGGTGGCCGAATCGGCTCGCGGATGCCGGATCCAGGTCACCCTTCCGGGGACCTCTCAACCGCGCAGTTGA
- a CDS encoding multifunctional oxoglutarate decarboxylase/oxoglutarate dehydrogenase thiamine pyrophosphate-binding subunit/dihydrolipoyllysine-residue succinyltransferase subunit, whose amino-acid sequence MSSQSPSNSSISTDQASPGANPAAAFGPNEWLVDEIYQQYLQDPNSVDRAWWDFFADYKPGTSGTADKPVPGAAAAGAAVTPAPAATAPAQTDHAAPAQPVAQAPAPAAAPAAPAAPAVAAPAAPAAPAKAAPAAPAAPAAKAPAKAAPATTAAEGPEYVTLRGPSAAVAKNMNASLELPTATSVRAVPVKLLFDNRIVINNHLKRARGGKISFTHLIGYAMVQALKAMPSMNYSFAEKDGKPTLVKPEHVNLGLAIDLVKPNGDRQLVVAAIKKAETLNFFEFWQAYEDIVRRARIGKLGMDDFTGVTASLTNPGGIGTVHSVPRLMPGQGLIMGVGAMDYPAEFQGTSQDTLNKLGISKVMTLTSTYDHRVIQGAASGEFLRILAQLLLGENEFYDEIFKALRIPYEPVRWLKDIDASHDDDVTKAARVFELIHSYRVRGHVMADTDPLEYRQRKHPDLDITEHGLTLWDLERDFAVGGFAGKTMMKLRDILGVLRESYCRTTGIEFMHIQDPKQRKWLQDRVERPRPKPEREEQLRILRRLNAAEAFETFLQTKYVGQKRFSLEGGESVIPLLDAVIDSAAEARLDEVVIGMAHRGRLNVLANIVGKSYAQIFREFEGNLDPRSMHGSGDVKYHLGAEGTFTGLDGEQIKVSLAANPSHLEAVDPVLEGIARAKQDIINKGGTDFTVLPVALHGDAAFAGQGVVAETLNMSQLRGYRTGGTVHVVINNQVGFTAAPESSRSSMYATDVARMIEAPIIHVNGDDPEAVVRVARLAFEFRQAFNKDVVIDLICYRRRGHNEGDNPEFTNPQMYTLIDKKRSVRKLYTESLIGRGDITLEEAEQALQDFQGQLEKVFAEVREATSHPAQTHVPDAQAEFPVAVTTAVSQEVVKRIAESQVNIPERITVHPRLMPQMQRRAASVENGTIDWGMGETLAIGSLLMEGTPVRLAGQDTRRGTFGQRHAVLVDQVTGEDYTPLLYLADDQARYNVYDSLLSEYAAMGFEYGYSLARPESLVIWEAQFGDFVNGAQTVVDEFISSAEQKWGQTSGVTLLLPHGYEGQGPDHSSARPERFLQMCAQDNMTVAMPTLPSNYFHLLRWQVHNPHHKPLIVFTPKSMLRLKAAASKAEEFTTGGFRPVIGDDSVDPNAVRKVVFCAGKVYYDLEAEREKRGVTDTAIIRLERLYPLPGAELQAEIAKYPNAEKYLWAQEEPANQGAWPFIALNLIDHLDLAVGADVPHGERLRRISRPHGSSPAVGSAKRHQAEQAQLVAEVFEA is encoded by the coding sequence GTGTCGTCTCAGTCCCCCAGTAACTCGAGCATCTCGACCGACCAAGCCAGCCCGGGTGCAAACCCGGCTGCCGCTTTCGGCCCCAATGAGTGGCTCGTCGACGAGATCTACCAGCAGTACCTCCAGGATCCCAATTCGGTCGATCGCGCCTGGTGGGACTTCTTCGCCGACTACAAGCCGGGTACGTCCGGCACGGCGGACAAGCCCGTTCCCGGCGCCGCAGCCGCGGGGGCTGCGGTAACTCCGGCCCCGGCTGCCACCGCACCGGCGCAGACCGACCACGCCGCTCCTGCGCAGCCCGTGGCCCAGGCTCCGGCTCCGGCCGCCGCACCCGCCGCCCCGGCGGCTCCCGCGGTCGCCGCACCCGCTGCCCCGGCCGCTCCGGCGAAGGCCGCGCCCGCGGCACCCGCCGCACCGGCCGCGAAGGCCCCCGCCAAGGCGGCCCCGGCCACCACGGCGGCCGAGGGCCCCGAGTACGTGACGCTGCGCGGTCCGTCCGCCGCCGTTGCGAAGAACATGAACGCCTCGCTGGAGCTGCCGACGGCCACGTCCGTCCGCGCCGTTCCGGTGAAGCTGCTCTTCGACAACCGCATCGTCATCAACAACCACCTCAAGCGCGCCCGCGGCGGGAAGATCTCCTTCACGCACCTCATCGGGTACGCGATGGTGCAGGCCCTCAAGGCCATGCCGTCGATGAACTACTCCTTCGCGGAGAAGGACGGCAAGCCGACGCTGGTCAAGCCGGAGCACGTCAACCTCGGTCTGGCCATCGACCTGGTGAAGCCGAACGGCGACCGTCAGCTGGTCGTCGCGGCCATCAAGAAGGCCGAGACGCTCAACTTCTTCGAGTTCTGGCAGGCGTACGAGGACATCGTCCGCCGCGCCCGCATCGGCAAGCTCGGCATGGACGACTTCACCGGAGTCACCGCCTCGCTGACCAACCCCGGCGGCATCGGCACCGTCCACTCGGTGCCCCGCCTGATGCCCGGTCAGGGCCTCATCATGGGTGTCGGCGCGATGGACTACCCGGCGGAGTTCCAGGGAACCTCCCAGGACACCCTGAACAAGCTGGGCATCTCGAAGGTCATGACCCTGACCTCGACGTACGACCACCGGGTCATCCAGGGCGCCGCCTCCGGCGAGTTCCTGCGGATCCTGGCCCAGCTGCTGCTCGGCGAGAACGAGTTCTACGACGAGATCTTCAAGGCCCTGCGCATCCCCTACGAGCCGGTCCGCTGGCTCAAGGACATCGACGCCTCGCACGACGACGACGTCACCAAGGCCGCGCGGGTCTTCGAGCTGATCCACTCCTACCGGGTCCGCGGTCACGTCATGGCCGACACCGACCCCCTGGAGTACCGCCAGCGCAAGCACCCCGACCTGGACATCACCGAGCACGGCCTCACCCTGTGGGACCTGGAGCGGGACTTCGCGGTCGGCGGTTTCGCCGGCAAGACGATGATGAAGCTCCGCGACATCCTCGGTGTGCTGCGTGAGTCGTACTGCCGCACCACCGGCATCGAGTTCATGCACATCCAGGACCCGAAGCAGCGCAAGTGGCTCCAGGACCGGGTGGAGCGTCCGCGCCCGAAGCCGGAGCGCGAGGAGCAGCTGCGGATCCTGCGCCGCCTCAACGCCGCCGAGGCGTTCGAGACGTTCCTGCAGACCAAGTACGTCGGCCAGAAGCGGTTCTCGCTGGAGGGCGGCGAGTCCGTCATCCCGCTGCTCGACGCCGTCATCGACTCCGCCGCCGAGGCCCGCCTCGACGAGGTCGTCATCGGCATGGCCCACCGCGGCCGGCTGAACGTCCTGGCGAACATCGTCGGCAAGTCGTACGCGCAGATCTTCCGGGAGTTCGAGGGCAATCTCGACCCGCGGTCGATGCACGGCTCCGGCGACGTGAAGTACCACCTGGGCGCCGAGGGCACCTTCACCGGTCTGGACGGCGAGCAGATCAAGGTCTCGCTGGCCGCCAACCCCTCGCACCTGGAGGCGGTCGACCCGGTCCTGGAGGGCATCGCCCGCGCCAAGCAGGACATCATCAACAAGGGCGGCACCGACTTCACGGTCCTGCCCGTCGCGCTCCACGGCGACGCGGCCTTCGCGGGCCAGGGCGTCGTCGCCGAGACGCTCAACATGTCGCAGCTGCGCGGCTACCGCACCGGCGGCACCGTGCACGTGGTGATCAACAACCAGGTCGGCTTCACCGCCGCCCCGGAGTCGTCGCGTTCCTCCATGTACGCCACCGACGTGGCACGCATGATCGAGGCGCCGATCATCCACGTCAACGGTGACGACCCCGAGGCCGTCGTCCGGGTGGCCCGTCTCGCCTTCGAGTTCCGCCAGGCGTTCAACAAGGACGTCGTGATCGACCTCATCTGCTACCGCCGCCGCGGTCACAACGAGGGCGACAACCCGGAGTTCACCAACCCGCAGATGTACACCCTGATCGACAAGAAGCGCTCGGTGCGCAAGCTGTACACCGAGTCGCTCATCGGTCGCGGCGACATCACGCTGGAAGAGGCCGAGCAGGCGCTCCAGGACTTCCAGGGCCAGCTGGAGAAGGTCTTCGCGGAGGTCCGGGAAGCCACCTCGCACCCGGCTCAGACCCATGTCCCGGACGCACAGGCCGAGTTCCCGGTCGCCGTCACCACCGCGGTCTCCCAGGAGGTCGTGAAGCGGATCGCCGAGTCCCAGGTCAACATCCCGGAGCGGATCACGGTCCACCCGCGCCTGATGCCGCAGATGCAGCGTCGTGCCGCCTCGGTGGAGAACGGCACGATCGACTGGGGCATGGGCGAGACCCTGGCCATCGGTTCGCTGCTGATGGAGGGCACCCCGGTCCGGCTCGCCGGCCAGGACACCCGCCGCGGCACCTTCGGTCAGCGTCACGCGGTCCTCGTCGACCAGGTGACCGGCGAGGACTACACCCCGCTGCTCTACCTCGCCGACGACCAGGCCCGTTACAACGTCTACGACTCGCTGCTCTCCGAGTACGCGGCGATGGGCTTCGAGTACGGCTACTCGCTGGCCCGCCCGGAGTCGCTGGTCATCTGGGAGGCCCAGTTCGGTGACTTCGTCAACGGCGCGCAGACCGTCGTCGACGAGTTCATCTCCTCGGCCGAGCAGAAGTGGGGCCAGACCTCCGGCGTCACGCTGCTCCTGCCGCACGGCTACGAGGGCCAGGGCCCGGACCACTCGTCCGCCCGCCCGGAGCGCTTCCTCCAGATGTGCGCGCAGGACAACATGACGGTCGCCATGCCGACCCTCCCGTCGAACTACTTCCACCTCCTGCGGTGGCAGGTGCACAACCCGCACCACAAGCCGCTGATCGTCTTCACCCCGAAGTCGATGCTCCGTCTCAAGGCGGCGGCGTCGAAGGCGGAGGAGTTCACCACCGGCGGCTTCCGCCCGGTGATCGGCGACGACTCGGTCGACCCGAACGCGGTTCGCAAGGTCGTCTTCTGCGCCGGCAAGGTCTACTACGACCTGGAGGCCGAGCGCGAGAAGCGCGGTGTCACGGACACGGCGATCATCCGTCTGGAGCGCCTGTACCCGCTGCCGGGTGCCGAGCTCCAGGCCGAGATCGCCAAGTACCCGAACGCCGAGAAGTACCTGTGGGCCCAGGAGGAGCCGGCCAACCAGGGCGCCTGGCCGTTCATCGCCCTGAACCTGATCGACCACCTGGACCTGGCCGTCGGCGCCGACGTCCCGCACGGTGAGCGCCTGCGCCGCATCTCGCGGCCGCACGGCTCCTCCCCGGCGGTCGGCTCGGCCAAGCGGCACCAGGCGGAGCAGGCTCAGCTGGTCGCCGAGGTCTTCGAGGCCTGA